One Streptomyces sp. ML-6 genomic region harbors:
- a CDS encoding acyl-CoA dehydrogenase family protein, giving the protein MHLEYTPEQQQLRAELRTYFADLVPPDAHTRHAAPEEQKRFYRETIRRLGTDGRLGVGWPTEYGGQGLSAMEQFIFFDEAAQAGVPLPLMALNTVGPTIMRYGTDEQKAYFLPRILSGEIDFAIGYSEPEAGTDLAALRTRAVRDGDDYVVNGQKIWTTNGDTADWVWLAVRTDPDAPPHKGITMLLVPTTDPGYSCTLINTLASHDTTASHYENVRVPVTHRVGEENRGWRLITNQLNHERVTLAAHGTMAIRALHDVQRWAVDTRLADGRRVADLGWVRTLLARTHARLDAMKLLNWRMVSAVQDGTLTPQDASAVKVYGSEARRDAYAWLMEIVGSAAPLKEGSAGAVLHGELERGYRSAVIFTFGGGNNEIQREIISWIGLGMPRVRR; this is encoded by the coding sequence GTGCACCTCGAATACACGCCTGAACAGCAGCAGTTGCGCGCCGAACTGCGTACCTACTTCGCCGACCTGGTGCCCCCCGACGCCCACACGCGCCATGCCGCCCCCGAGGAACAGAAGCGCTTCTACCGGGAGACGATCCGCCGCCTCGGCACCGACGGCCGGCTCGGCGTCGGGTGGCCGACGGAGTACGGCGGACAGGGGCTGTCCGCGATGGAGCAATTCATCTTCTTCGACGAGGCGGCCCAGGCCGGCGTGCCGCTGCCGCTGATGGCCCTCAACACCGTGGGGCCGACGATCATGCGGTACGGCACCGACGAGCAGAAGGCGTACTTCCTGCCGAGGATCCTCAGCGGCGAGATCGACTTCGCCATCGGCTACAGCGAACCGGAGGCGGGCACCGACCTCGCCGCCCTCAGGACCCGGGCCGTGCGCGACGGCGACGACTACGTCGTCAACGGGCAGAAGATCTGGACGACCAACGGCGACACCGCCGACTGGGTCTGGCTCGCCGTCCGCACCGACCCGGACGCGCCGCCGCACAAGGGCATCACCATGCTGCTCGTCCCGACCACCGACCCCGGCTACTCCTGCACCCTGATCAACACCCTCGCCTCGCACGACACCACCGCCAGCCACTACGAGAACGTCCGCGTCCCCGTCACGCACCGAGTCGGCGAGGAGAACCGGGGCTGGCGGCTCATCACCAACCAGCTCAACCACGAACGCGTCACCCTCGCCGCCCACGGCACCATGGCCATCCGCGCCCTCCACGACGTCCAGCGCTGGGCGGTGGACACCCGCCTCGCCGACGGCCGCCGGGTCGCCGACCTCGGCTGGGTCCGCACCCTCCTGGCCCGCACCCACGCCAGGCTCGACGCCATGAAACTGCTCAACTGGCGCATGGTCTCCGCAGTTCAGGACGGCACCCTCACCCCGCAGGACGCCTCCGCCGTCAAGGTCTACGGCTCCGAGGCCCGCCGCGACGCCTACGCCTGGCTCATGGAGATCGTCGGCTCGGCGGCCCCCCTCAAGGAGGGCTCGGCGGGCGCCGTGCTGCACGGCGAACTCGAACGCGGATACCGCTCCGCCGTCATCTTCACCTTCGGCGGCGGTAACAACGAGATCCAGCGGGAGATCATCTCGTGGATCGGCCTGGGGATGCCGCGGGTCCGACGCTGA
- a CDS encoding methyltransferase, with the protein MNRLTTSGAGYELARFPENPRDPFRAWDAADEYLLRRLEGEDGAEPVDLSGTVVVVGDRWGALSTVLAGHRPVQITDSYLARRATLANLARNGADADAVRLLSARDTPPDRIDVLLVRVPKSLALLEDQLHRLAPAVHAGTVVIGTGMVREIHTSTLELFERIIGPTRTSLAVRKARLIFSTPDPGLARTPSPWPHRYELPEGVGPVSGRTVVNHAGIFCADRLDIGTRFFLGHLPARSGPDRVVDLGCGNGVVGLAAALANPEASVTFIDESYQAVASAEETFRANAGPDAEAEFRVGDGLADAPPASVDLVLNNPPFHSHQATTDATARTMFHGARAALRSGGELWVVGNRHLGYHTQLRRIFGNCATVAGNPKFVVLRAVKR; encoded by the coding sequence ATGAACCGTTTGACGACGTCAGGGGCCGGGTACGAACTGGCCCGCTTCCCCGAGAACCCGCGCGACCCGTTCCGCGCCTGGGATGCCGCCGACGAGTACCTGCTGCGGAGGCTGGAGGGGGAGGACGGGGCGGAACCCGTCGACCTGTCCGGCACCGTGGTCGTGGTGGGCGACCGCTGGGGCGCCCTGAGCACCGTACTGGCCGGCCACCGGCCCGTGCAGATCACCGACTCCTACCTGGCCCGGCGCGCCACCCTGGCGAACCTGGCCCGCAACGGCGCGGACGCGGACGCCGTACGCCTGCTGTCGGCCAGGGACACCCCGCCGGACCGCATCGACGTCCTGCTGGTACGCGTGCCGAAGAGCCTCGCGCTGTTGGAGGACCAACTGCACCGGCTCGCGCCGGCCGTCCACGCGGGCACCGTCGTGATCGGCACCGGCATGGTCCGCGAGATCCACACCTCCACCCTCGAACTCTTCGAGCGGATCATCGGCCCGACCCGCACCTCCCTCGCGGTGCGAAAGGCCCGGCTCATCTTCTCCACCCCCGATCCCGGCCTGGCCCGGACGCCCAGCCCCTGGCCCCACCGCTACGAACTGCCCGAAGGCGTCGGCCCGGTCTCCGGCCGGACCGTCGTCAACCACGCGGGCATCTTCTGCGCCGACCGCCTCGACATCGGCACCCGCTTCTTCCTCGGCCACCTCCCCGCACGCAGCGGTCCCGACCGGGTCGTCGACCTCGGCTGCGGGAACGGCGTCGTCGGTCTCGCCGCGGCGCTCGCCAACCCCGAGGCGTCGGTCACCTTCATCGACGAGTCGTACCAGGCGGTCGCCTCCGCCGAGGAGACCTTCCGGGCCAACGCCGGCCCGGACGCCGAGGCCGAGTTCAGGGTCGGCGACGGGCTGGCGGACGCACCGCCCGCCAGCGTGGACCTGGTGCTCAACAACCCGCCGTTCCACTCCCACCAGGCCACCACGGACGCGACGGCCCGCACCATGTTCCACGGGGCCCGTGCCGCGCTGCGGTCCGGCGGCGAACTCTGGGTCGTCGGCAACCGGCACCTCGGCTACCACACCCAACTCCGCCGCATCTTCGGCAACTGCGCCACGGTCGCGGGCAACCCGAAGTTCGTCGTCCTGCGCGCCGTCAAGCGCTGA
- a CDS encoding endonuclease — protein sequence MSRRHPRHRRPLLATLAAFAVLGGTAAAAPAATPQDAPTATTPLRVLDDTYYQDALGKSGSQLKSALHDIISDQTKLSYSRVWEALKDTDEDPSNSSNVIELYTGRSISKNSNGGSVGDWNREHVWAKSHGDFGTATGPGTDIHHLRPEDVVVNSIRGNKDFDNGGSSVSGAPGNYTDSDSFEPRDAVKGDVARMILYMAVRYEGTDGFPDLEPNERVSNGSAPYIGRLSVLKAWSQEDPPDSFEKRRNDVIFDQYQHNRNPFIDHPEWVESIW from the coding sequence ATGTCCCGTCGTCACCCTCGCCACCGGCGCCCGCTGCTGGCGACCCTCGCCGCCTTCGCGGTACTCGGCGGCACCGCGGCCGCCGCACCGGCCGCCACACCCCAGGACGCGCCGACCGCCACGACCCCGCTCCGGGTACTCGACGACACCTACTACCAGGACGCCCTCGGCAAGAGCGGGTCCCAGCTGAAGAGCGCGCTGCACGACATCATCAGCGACCAGACCAAGCTCTCCTACAGCCGGGTCTGGGAAGCCCTCAAGGACACCGACGAGGACCCCTCCAACAGCTCGAACGTGATCGAGCTCTACACCGGCCGTTCCATCTCCAAGAACTCCAACGGCGGCTCGGTCGGGGACTGGAACCGTGAGCACGTCTGGGCCAAGTCCCACGGCGACTTCGGCACCGCCACCGGCCCCGGCACCGACATCCACCACCTGCGCCCGGAGGACGTCGTCGTCAACTCGATCCGCGGCAACAAGGACTTCGACAACGGCGGCAGCTCGGTCAGCGGCGCCCCGGGCAACTACACCGACAGCGACTCCTTCGAGCCGCGCGACGCGGTCAAGGGCGATGTGGCCCGCATGATCCTCTACATGGCCGTGCGCTACGAGGGCACCGACGGCTTCCCCGACCTGGAGCCCAACGAGCGGGTGTCCAACGGCTCGGCCCCGTACATCGGCCGGCTGTCGGTGCTGAAGGCGTGGAGCCAGGAGGACCCGCCGGACAGCTTCGAGAAGCGTCGCAACGACGTCATATTCGACCAGTACCAGCACAACCGGAACCCGTTCATCGACCACCCCGAGTGGGTCGAGTCCATCTGGTAG
- a CDS encoding phosphoketolase family protein, giving the protein MNDGAGPAHVPGPSDEEIAALDAHWRAANYLTVGQIYLMDNPLLTRPLAPEHIKPRLLGHWGTSPGLNLVHTHLNRAIKSRGLHCLCVWGPGHGGPAVLANSWLEDSYSQTYPDIGRDAEGMRRLFRQFSFPGGVPSHVAPETPGSIHEGGELGYALTHAYGAALDHPDLLVACVVGDGEAETGPLAASWHSNKFLDPVHDGAVLPILHLNGYKIANPTLLARLPETELDALLRGYGHDPLYVGGDEPLNVHRAMAAATDRAVDRIREIQAAARGGGDTRRPHWPMIVLRTPKGWTGPAEVDGVPVEGTWRSHQVPLSGVRDDPDHLRQLEEWLRSYRPEELFDASGRPRPRVLDCVPEGDARLGSTPYANGGLLLRELPLPPLDDHAVEVRAPGTALHEPTRVLGGLLEAVTAATAERRDFRVFGPDETASNRLGALYGATAKSWQERILPTDENLSHDGRVMEVLSEHLCQGWLEGYLLTGRHGLFSCYEAFAHIVDSMVNQHIKWLKASRALAWRRPVASLNYLLTSHVWRQDHNGFSHQDPGFVDHVLNKSPEVVRVYLPPDANTLLSVADHALRSRDYVNVIVAGKQPAFDWLTMDRARAHCARGAGVWEWAGTEDGSREPDVVLACAGDVPTLETLAAADLLRGHLPELAVRVVNVVDMTRLMPHEEHPHGMPDAEYDALFTRNTPVVFAYHGYPWLIHRLAYRRAGHAHLHVRGYKEEGTTTTPFDMVVRNDLDRYRLVMDVIDRVPGLGVRAAAVRQAMADVRTRHHAWIREHGTDLPEVADWTWGG; this is encoded by the coding sequence ATGAACGACGGCGCCGGCCCGGCCCACGTACCGGGCCCGTCCGACGAGGAGATCGCGGCACTCGACGCGCACTGGCGGGCCGCCAACTACCTGACCGTCGGCCAGATCTACCTGATGGACAACCCGCTCCTCACCCGGCCGCTCGCCCCGGAACACATCAAGCCGCGGCTGCTCGGGCACTGGGGCACCTCACCCGGACTGAACCTGGTCCACACCCACCTCAACCGCGCCATCAAGTCCCGCGGCCTGCACTGCCTCTGCGTCTGGGGGCCCGGCCACGGCGGCCCCGCCGTCCTGGCCAACTCCTGGCTGGAGGACAGCTATTCGCAGACGTACCCCGACATCGGGCGCGACGCCGAAGGCATGCGGCGGCTGTTCCGGCAGTTCTCCTTCCCCGGCGGCGTGCCCAGCCACGTGGCACCGGAGACCCCCGGCTCCATCCACGAGGGCGGCGAACTCGGCTACGCCCTCACCCACGCCTACGGCGCCGCCCTCGACCACCCGGACCTGCTCGTCGCCTGCGTCGTCGGCGACGGCGAGGCCGAGACCGGGCCGCTCGCCGCGTCCTGGCACTCCAACAAGTTCCTCGACCCGGTGCACGACGGGGCGGTCCTCCCGATCCTCCACCTCAACGGCTACAAGATCGCCAACCCGACCCTGCTCGCCCGCCTCCCGGAGACCGAACTCGACGCGCTGCTGCGCGGCTACGGGCACGACCCCCTGTACGTCGGCGGCGACGAACCGCTCAACGTCCACCGGGCGATGGCCGCCGCGACGGACCGGGCCGTCGACCGCATCCGGGAGATCCAGGCCGCCGCCCGAGGCGGCGGCGACACCCGGCGCCCGCACTGGCCGATGATCGTGCTGCGCACCCCCAAGGGCTGGACCGGCCCGGCCGAGGTCGACGGGGTGCCCGTCGAAGGCACCTGGCGTTCCCACCAGGTCCCGCTCTCCGGAGTCCGGGACGACCCCGACCACCTGCGGCAACTGGAGGAGTGGCTGCGCTCCTACCGGCCCGAGGAACTCTTCGACGCGTCCGGACGGCCCCGCCCCCGGGTGCTCGACTGCGTGCCCGAGGGCGATGCCCGGCTCGGCTCGACCCCGTACGCCAACGGCGGCCTGCTGCTGCGGGAGCTGCCCCTCCCGCCGCTGGACGACCACGCCGTCGAGGTCCGGGCCCCGGGCACCGCGCTCCACGAGCCGACCCGGGTGCTCGGCGGTCTGCTGGAGGCCGTCACGGCCGCCACCGCCGAACGCCGCGACTTCCGGGTCTTCGGCCCCGACGAAACCGCCTCGAACCGGCTCGGCGCCCTCTACGGGGCCACCGCCAAGAGCTGGCAGGAACGCATCCTGCCCACCGACGAGAACCTCTCCCACGACGGACGCGTCATGGAGGTGCTCTCCGAGCACCTGTGCCAGGGCTGGCTGGAGGGTTACCTCCTCACCGGCCGGCACGGCCTCTTCTCCTGCTACGAGGCGTTCGCCCACATCGTCGACTCGATGGTCAACCAGCACATCAAATGGCTCAAGGCCTCCCGCGCACTGGCCTGGCGCCGCCCCGTCGCCTCGCTCAACTACCTGCTCACCTCCCACGTCTGGCGACAGGACCACAACGGCTTCTCCCACCAGGACCCGGGCTTCGTCGACCACGTCCTCAACAAGAGCCCCGAAGTCGTGCGGGTCTACCTGCCCCCGGACGCCAACACCCTGCTCTCGGTCGCCGACCACGCGCTGCGCAGTCGTGACTACGTCAATGTGATCGTGGCCGGCAAGCAGCCGGCCTTCGACTGGCTCACGATGGACCGGGCCCGCGCGCACTGCGCCCGCGGCGCCGGGGTGTGGGAGTGGGCCGGGACGGAGGACGGCAGCCGCGAGCCCGACGTGGTGCTCGCCTGCGCCGGCGACGTGCCCACCCTGGAGACCCTGGCCGCGGCGGACCTGCTGCGCGGGCATCTGCCGGAGCTGGCCGTGCGGGTGGTCAACGTCGTCGACATGACGCGGCTGATGCCCCACGAGGAGCACCCGCACGGCATGCCGGACGCCGAGTACGACGCCCTGTTCACCCGGAACACCCCGGTGGTCTTCGCCTACCACGGCTACCCGTGGCTGATCCACCGCCTCGCCTACCGCCGCGCCGGCCACGCCCACCTGCACGTGCGGGGCTACAAGGAGGAGGGCACCACCACGACGCCCTTCGACATGGTGGTCCGCAACGACCTGGACCGCTACCGGCTGGTCATGGACGTCATCGACCGGGTGCCCGGCCTCGGGGTCCGCGCCGCGGCCGTGCGCCAGGCGATGGCGGACGTCCGCACCCGCCACCACGCCTGGATCCGGGAACACGGCACGGACCTGCCCGAGGTGGCCGACTGGACCTGGGGCGGCTGA
- a CDS encoding NADP-dependent succinic semialdehyde dehydrogenase, which translates to MPIATVNPANGETLRTFDALGEAEIERRIAAADTAFRQYRTTGFAERARLMEQAAELLDEDRQDIARTMTVEMGKPITAARAEAAKCAKAMRWYAAHAEELLADEHPSPDDVRDSGASRVHVHYRPLGVVLAVMPWNFPLWQVVRFAAPALMAGNVGLLKHASNVPQTAMYLEGLFRRAGFPEGCFQTLLVGSAAVESILRDPRVAAATLTGSEPAGRSVASIAGDAVKRTVLELGGSDPYLVMPSADVVRAARTAVTARAQNNGQSCIAAKRFIVHADVYEEFAERFTVGMRDLTVGDPLHESTDIGPLASRQGRADLEELVDDAVRQGADVLCGGGRPERLDPELRGGWFYAPTVLTDITPAMRIHREETFGPVATLYRVEGLDEAVDLANDTPFGLSSNVWTRDPDEAGRCVRDLQAGGVFFNGMTASHPALPFGGVKHSGYGRELAGHGIREFCNATTVWYGPDPVGPTFRETA; encoded by the coding sequence ATGCCCATCGCGACGGTCAACCCCGCGAACGGCGAGACCCTCAGAACGTTCGACGCGCTGGGGGAGGCGGAGATCGAACGCCGGATCGCGGCCGCCGACACCGCGTTCAGGCAGTACCGGACCACCGGATTCGCCGAACGGGCCCGGCTGATGGAACAAGCCGCCGAACTGCTCGACGAGGACCGGCAGGACATCGCGCGCACCATGACCGTCGAAATGGGCAAGCCCATCACCGCGGCCCGCGCGGAGGCCGCCAAGTGCGCCAAGGCGATGCGCTGGTACGCGGCGCACGCGGAGGAACTCCTCGCGGACGAACACCCCTCCCCGGACGACGTGCGGGACTCCGGCGCCTCCCGGGTCCACGTCCACTACCGGCCGCTCGGCGTCGTCCTCGCCGTGATGCCGTGGAACTTCCCGCTGTGGCAGGTCGTGCGGTTCGCCGCCCCCGCACTGATGGCCGGGAACGTCGGCCTGCTCAAGCACGCCTCCAACGTCCCGCAGACCGCGATGTACCTGGAGGGCCTGTTCCGCCGGGCGGGATTCCCCGAGGGCTGCTTCCAGACCCTCCTCGTGGGGTCCGCCGCGGTCGAGTCGATCCTGCGCGACCCCCGGGTCGCCGCCGCCACCCTCACCGGCAGCGAACCGGCCGGCCGCTCGGTCGCCTCGATCGCCGGCGACGCGGTGAAACGGACCGTCCTGGAACTGGGCGGCAGCGACCCGTACCTCGTCATGCCGTCCGCGGACGTCGTCCGGGCCGCCCGCACCGCCGTGACCGCCAGGGCGCAGAACAACGGACAGTCCTGCATCGCCGCCAAACGCTTCATCGTGCACGCGGACGTGTACGAGGAGTTCGCCGAGCGGTTCACCGTCGGCATGCGCGACCTGACGGTCGGCGACCCGCTCCACGAGTCCACCGACATCGGCCCCCTGGCCTCCCGGCAGGGCCGCGCCGACCTGGAGGAACTGGTGGACGACGCGGTACGGCAGGGCGCGGACGTGCTGTGCGGCGGGGGCCGCCCCGAACGCCTGGACCCGGAACTGAGGGGCGGCTGGTTCTACGCCCCCACCGTCCTCACCGACATCACCCCCGCCATGCGCATCCACCGCGAGGAGACCTTCGGCCCCGTCGCCACGCTCTACCGCGTCGAAGGGCTCGACGAGGCCGTGGACCTCGCCAACGACACCCCCTTCGGCCTCAGCTCCAACGTATGGACCAGGGACCCGGACGAGGCCGGCCGCTGCGTGCGCGACCTGCAGGCGGGCGGGGTCTTCTTCAACGGCATGACGGCGTCCCACCCCGCCCTGCCCTTCGGCGGCGTCAAGCACTCCGGCTACGGGCGGGAACTCGCCGGTCACGGCATCCGTGAATTCTGCAACGCCACCACGGTCTGGTACGGCCCCGACCCCGTCGGCCCCACGTTCCGGGAGACCGCATGA
- a CDS encoding ATP-binding protein — MTVPLDRHYLVELQVSAERVSQLRRIIAAHLRHWSLELHIRPVCRGVEELLTNVHRHVGEDNNCVVELRWSGRHLTVSVADNGSGMPRLLSTGGGGLSRIMALSDSWGTCRTDEGKVVWFTRYAKEPNRVDLVPLSPMPGVDEFRRPPVTTADLPGSATADVLSTATVPEPDAALV; from the coding sequence ATGACCGTTCCACTCGACCGGCACTATCTGGTCGAACTCCAGGTTTCGGCAGAGCGCGTGTCCCAGCTGCGGCGAATAATCGCCGCGCACCTGCGCCACTGGAGTCTCGAACTCCATATCCGGCCGGTGTGCCGCGGTGTGGAGGAGCTGTTGACCAATGTCCACCGGCACGTCGGTGAGGACAACAACTGCGTCGTCGAACTCCGGTGGTCCGGACGACATCTGACGGTCTCCGTCGCCGACAACGGCTCCGGCATGCCGCGGCTGCTCAGCACCGGCGGCGGGGGACTGAGCCGGATCATGGCCCTGAGCGACAGCTGGGGCACCTGCCGCACCGACGAGGGCAAGGTCGTCTGGTTCACCCGGTACGCGAAGGAACCGAACCGCGTCGATCTGGTGCCGCTGTCGCCGATGCCCGGCGTGGACGAATTCCGCCGCCCGCCCGTCACGACCGCCGACCTCCCCGGCTCCGCGACCGCCGACGTCCTCAGCACCGCGACCGTCCCCGAGCCCGACGCCGCCCTCGTCTGA
- a CDS encoding xanthine dehydrogenase family protein molybdopterin-binding subunit produces the protein MSQAPSPLGTPVVRREGRDKVTGAARYSAEHTPPGCLYGRPVPATIVRGRVTAVHADEALALPGVRAVLTHDNAPRLEEPDDPTLAVLQDDRVPHRGWYVALVVADTPEAARAGAGALRITYESAGHDVVLTEDHPGLYVPATVNGGYPALRERGDTDRALRTAPVQIDATYTIGPLHNHPMEPHATTAWWDADGHLTVHDSSQGSTAVRDALAAVFGLKPQQVTAVSEHIGGGFGSKGTPRPQAVLAAMAARSTGQPVKIALPRRQMAAAVGHRAPTVQRVRLGAGLDGILTAVDHEVLTHTSTVKEFVEQAAVPARVMYGSPAGRTVHRVAALDVPSPSWMRAPGEAPGMYALESAMDELASALGLDPVELRIRNDPAHEPDSGLPFSSRGLTTCLETGAARFGWYDRDPRPAIREEGPLLIGTGVAAATYPVYIAPCGASAHAAPDGSYHVRVNATDIGTGARTVLAQIAADALDTPLDNVRIDIGSSDLSDAPVAGGSAGTASWGWAVHKAATLLLRRLGEHPGPLPAPGLTATADTRQETAGKSPYARHAFGAHFAEVAVDSRTGEARLRRMLGVFAAGRILNPRTARSQFIGGMTMGVGMALTEGSTLDPVFGDFTESDLASYHVPVCADVPEIEAHWIDEDDPHLNPMGSKGIGEIGIVGAAAAVGNAVRHATGIRLRDLPLTPDKLLPYLL, from the coding sequence ATGAGCCAGGCCCCGTCGCCACTGGGCACCCCCGTCGTCCGCCGCGAGGGCCGGGACAAGGTCACGGGCGCCGCCCGGTACTCCGCCGAGCACACCCCGCCCGGCTGCCTGTACGGGCGGCCCGTCCCCGCCACGATCGTCCGCGGCCGGGTCACCGCCGTCCACGCGGACGAGGCGCTGGCCCTGCCGGGCGTGCGCGCCGTGCTCACCCACGACAACGCCCCCCGGCTCGAGGAACCCGACGACCCGACCCTCGCCGTCCTCCAGGACGACCGGGTCCCGCACCGCGGCTGGTACGTCGCGCTCGTGGTGGCCGACACCCCCGAAGCCGCCCGGGCCGGGGCCGGGGCGCTGCGGATCACGTACGAGAGCGCCGGGCACGACGTCGTCCTGACCGAGGACCACCCCGGCCTGTACGTCCCCGCGACGGTCAACGGCGGCTACCCCGCCCTCCGCGAACGCGGCGACACCGACCGGGCCCTGCGCACGGCCCCCGTGCAGATCGACGCCACGTACACCATCGGCCCCCTGCACAACCACCCCATGGAGCCGCACGCCACGACGGCGTGGTGGGACGCGGACGGACACCTGACCGTCCACGACTCCAGCCAGGGCTCCACGGCGGTGCGCGACGCCCTCGCCGCCGTGTTCGGGCTGAAGCCGCAGCAGGTCACCGCGGTCTCCGAACACATCGGCGGCGGCTTCGGCTCCAAGGGCACCCCGCGCCCCCAGGCCGTCCTCGCCGCCATGGCCGCCCGCAGCACCGGACAGCCGGTCAAGATCGCCCTGCCCCGCCGCCAGATGGCCGCCGCGGTCGGCCACCGGGCCCCCACCGTGCAGCGCGTCCGGCTTGGCGCCGGACTCGACGGCATCCTCACCGCGGTCGACCACGAGGTCCTCACCCACACCTCCACCGTCAAGGAGTTCGTGGAACAGGCCGCCGTACCGGCCCGGGTCATGTACGGGTCCCCGGCCGGCCGCACCGTCCACCGGGTGGCCGCCCTGGACGTGCCGAGCCCCTCCTGGATGCGCGCGCCGGGCGAGGCCCCCGGCATGTACGCGCTCGAATCCGCCATGGACGAACTCGCCTCCGCCCTCGGCCTGGACCCCGTCGAACTGCGCATCCGCAACGACCCGGCGCACGAACCCGACTCCGGCCTGCCGTTCAGCAGCCGCGGCCTCACCACCTGCCTGGAGACGGGCGCCGCACGCTTCGGCTGGTACGACCGCGACCCGCGCCCCGCAATCCGCGAGGAGGGGCCGCTGCTCATCGGCACGGGCGTCGCCGCCGCCACCTACCCCGTGTACATCGCCCCCTGCGGCGCCTCGGCCCACGCGGCCCCCGACGGCTCGTACCACGTCCGGGTCAACGCCACCGACATCGGCACCGGCGCCCGCACCGTGCTCGCCCAGATCGCGGCCGACGCACTGGACACCCCCCTGGACAACGTCCGGATCGACATCGGCAGCAGCGATCTGTCCGACGCCCCGGTGGCCGGCGGCTCCGCGGGCACCGCCTCCTGGGGCTGGGCCGTGCACAAGGCGGCCACCCTCCTGCTGCGGCGACTGGGCGAGCACCCCGGCCCCCTCCCCGCGCCGGGCCTCACGGCCACCGCCGACACCCGGCAGGAGACCGCCGGGAAGTCCCCGTACGCCCGGCACGCCTTCGGCGCGCACTTCGCCGAGGTCGCCGTCGACTCCCGCACCGGAGAGGCCCGGCTGCGCCGGATGCTCGGAGTCTTCGCCGCCGGACGCATCCTCAACCCCCGCACCGCGCGCTCCCAGTTCATCGGCGGCATGACCATGGGGGTCGGCATGGCCCTGACCGAGGGCAGCACCCTCGACCCCGTCTTCGGGGACTTCACCGAGAGCGACCTCGCCTCCTACCACGTGCCGGTCTGCGCCGACGTGCCGGAGATCGAGGCGCACTGGATCGACGAGGACGACCCGCACCTCAACCCGATGGGCAGCAAGGGCATCGGCGAGATCGGCATCGTCGGCGCCGCCGCCGCGGTCGGCAACGCGGTCCGTCACGCCACCGGAATCCGGCTGCGCGACCTCCCGCTCACCCCGGACAAGCTGCTGCCCTACCTGTTGTGA
- a CDS encoding xanthine dehydrogenase family protein subunit M: MKPFGYLRARSAEEAVREHAAHPGAGFLGGGTNLVDLMKLGVETPTLLIDVSRLPLDRVTDTDDGGLRIGATVRNSDLAAHPAVRTRYPALSQALLSGASGQLRNTATTGGNLLQRTRCPYFQDTSKPCNKREPGTGCPAREGAHRDLAVLGHSEHCVATHPSDLAVALSALDATVHLRGPDGERTVPATGFHRLPDDTPHRDTEARPGELVTEVLLPPPPDGAASLYRKARDRASFAFALASVAAVLSVRSGRIEHVALAFGGLAHRPWRAHTAEAALRGAPARPETFEQAVDAELAAARPLRDNAFKVGLARALAVDALAELAAAS, translated from the coding sequence ATGAAGCCCTTCGGCTACCTCCGGGCCCGGTCCGCCGAGGAGGCCGTCCGCGAGCACGCCGCCCACCCGGGCGCCGGTTTCCTCGGCGGCGGCACCAACCTCGTCGACCTGATGAAACTCGGCGTCGAGACCCCCACCCTGCTCATCGACGTCAGCCGGCTGCCGCTGGACCGGGTGACCGACACCGACGACGGCGGACTGCGCATCGGCGCCACCGTGCGCAACAGCGACCTGGCCGCCCACCCCGCGGTGCGCACCCGCTACCCCGCCCTGTCGCAGGCGCTGCTGTCCGGCGCCTCCGGGCAGCTCCGCAACACCGCCACCACCGGCGGCAACCTGCTCCAGCGCACCCGCTGCCCCTACTTCCAGGACACCTCCAAACCCTGCAACAAGCGGGAGCCCGGCACCGGCTGCCCCGCCCGCGAGGGCGCCCACCGAGACCTCGCAGTGCTCGGGCACTCCGAGCACTGCGTCGCCACCCACCCGTCCGACCTGGCCGTCGCCCTGTCCGCCCTCGACGCCACCGTCCACCTGCGCGGACCGGACGGCGAACGGACCGTGCCCGCCACCGGATTCCACCGGCTGCCGGACGACACCCCGCACCGCGACACCGAGGCCCGGCCCGGCGAACTCGTCACCGAGGTGCTCCTGCCCCCGCCCCCGGACGGTGCCGCCTCCCTCTACCGCAAGGCCCGCGACCGGGCCTCCTTCGCCTTCGCCCTCGCATCGGTGGCCGCCGTGCTGAGCGTCCGCAGCGGCCGGATCGAGCACGTGGCGCTGGCCTTCGGCGGGCTCGCCCACCGGCCCTGGCGCGCGCACACCGCGGAAGCGGCGCTCCGGGGCGCCCCGGCCCGCCCCGAAACCTTCGAACAGGCCGTGGACGCCGAACTCGCCGCGGCCCGGCCACTGCGCGACAACGCGTTCAAGGTGGGCCTCGCCCGCGCCCTGGCCGTGGACGCGCTGGCCGAACTCGCCGCCGCCAGCTGA